The following are from one region of the Brienomyrus brachyistius isolate T26 chromosome 4, BBRACH_0.4, whole genome shotgun sequence genome:
- the si:ch211-106h4.4 gene encoding MAM and LDL-receptor class A domain-containing protein 1 isoform X11 encodes MQWGRETAFLGFLEVLLWGLHVTAVHRCLEGEFQCASQECVSQENVCDYHSDCTDGSDEEFCGSCNFDLHSCGWKDVSSSFYRWRLEMANVSSEPGVDHTTGSPFGSIMHVEGSNPSPLSKAQLETVLHKPTAIGCHITFWYHLFDSIGLSSEVSLHVTTNSSLQKLWEIKKAQTRGWENVTVHIGNRAAGSKLQFMVSPTFIGDQDVALDDVQLLDCSERDIPAGSSRLSCSFEADACAWYNDQGSPASWERVIGKDPWGQQLRPDHDHTSGTGYYMFVGSKSRTATPVQARLLSYPQDARKAQCLSFWYHMFGGTVGSLKFISRHSGGGDRLQWVRTGTQGNKWHFVDLQIEESDTPVQFVFEATVGGAYGSIAIDDVVVSAAPDGSCRAERECTFQGSLCGLLQDHTGNFNWSRTTGEQSVNTSSPGHDHTLGTAQGYYLSAQIWRWSVGDAGRVLTRLHDPTPKSGECLKFWYHMDGEGVGTLSIYLQKLDRSRVLLWSEHGKQGDLWRQGRATVLSHDAPYQVVFEAVAGDGVGMDIAIDDLLILNGPCPPLGFCDFESDPCSWLSVRPLVSGMDWDWTSASSTAGGRGPPVDHTTNSGQGHYMYYSKSMLTSSTTANLQSEYMDPTTMGCLVFWYHLSVLYHGDVRFTVHLNESGSLRSIWNQTGYQGNVWLKSMVDYSTSSRHQILFEAKALSSSSVDVALDDIYVVRDQTCPGFVATTVAPTTIPTAAPTSPMDCSFEEGLCRWSQETGDSFNWSRQAGREVEAPEDGPRYDHSVGNEEGFYLIIPALGSKEGETAVISIPMMLQSTDVCISFWYHMLGSSVSSLELLVQTSESEKAMWRRHGTQDAEWLNSQVTLSMADVQKIKLSGRRNSLGIGYIAIDDITVREGHCVDQDPCGFESAFMCEYEQDVTDGADWVHTTGPDGRVDRTYRTQQGHSMAVFGKDLHQREVIMLRTPEFPATTESCLQFWYWLSARGNDTLSVHVTQGEELGPALWVLSGAPCHNWEVAQITVSAASKFRVVFRAEMDAAPGSSVQLDEVSLRGGACVPTGSCDFEEGQCTWRNLEGDGHDWIQADGHFHGPSVDHTTQTPEGRYLLSSVRSQVQNQSSKAILVSERFQNSGTTCFSFWYQMNVSEPGVLRLHLQSGATKKDQFYETTEGWSNWTQVSHTVLGPKGFQVLIEAETTTGFLAIDDLLVTPGPCHDNETSANFTGCDFETDICGWEDVSSGQFVWQRGRNGSVTDNTGPSTDHTTGTELGWYMEVDADQGDVNSFAALWSPAMKEASSQCELEFYYHMYGKGIGQLGVRLHEISGFTWLWSLSGDQDQEWRRASVQVGRIPGMFRLVFEATRTYSTLGDIAIDDISLLHCSLPEPQARCPSDNFRCSSGVCVEHRRVCDFTDDCGDRSDETDCELQGYLGRCSFEHGLCAWEPSSMGAPGAEWVRQRAPSSWTPLTAAPPMDHTRNSAAGHYVIPGWSDVSDMVSSTLLPSVNCTVRFYHYSQNTGQGSGELTVRLRSILSASSDRVLWVREGSRAFFWERAEVTFSTAVHSKVVLRYERPARAGGDVAVDDVSFSLQCAHDPENSALPQPATPTAPPSTSPSATPCKADEFFCWLSEDVTCIPASSQCDYTKDCPLGEDEQSCGPCTFENNQCGWMDVSKRDIRWQRQRATVPTDPDHTTGTGSYMNVVHGKSNIAQSKSRGNARLLSPRLPPSGPYCQMMFHFRVTPGGGAGLYVIRLEAGAKSGTLLWSRPKQDSGQWVPEILNVGSTPQPYKIVFNSSLESASNNNGSLGIALDDISFHNCEASYQPPDPSSHNCSFEDHSCGWVQAASDDLDWQSWTGPSVTANTGPAGDHTTGLGNYLYVESSSPSRVGDVAQLKSPLLPPAGPQGYCITFWYHMFGATVGSLRLYLQESQPLQRTLMWKRQGMQSDMWQMTQSHVTLQEVHQVVLEASVGGWAGDVALDDITLTPGACRHSGPPDLCDFEDSDCDWTSESWVRRSGGGPSREPGSDHTTDTPHGHYFYLGSSSSQPPGHMASLISPEFAAGTGDCLQVWYHMDGDSISTLNVYQQSEDGGRKLVFSKTGSQGELWRLGNVRLDPMEGSAFRIVVEGVRGTGVSGGVAIDDVLLSNGACPPPGVCDFQGSLCGWTNVEAGDQADWLRGRGSSPLPSTGPCVDHTMGSSQGYYVYVDSAVGQKGDKAMLYSEVFQPTQGDGCLSFWYHRHGQNIGNLSLYSGTSTLDKPRNPFGDDEKDLLLWTEATSQGDTWIEATMAVNNMEPFWFVFVYERGEGGPGHLALDDIQLIKGRCSSINSSLSSPAAVYVGVGLGLVLSVALGVIASVVLLQRSLSTMIPSAGDRDVDNIIFHMHDCKLDELETTGSSEKLTNTSPAVDMDTEPSSSEA; translated from the exons ATGCAGTGGGGCAGAGAGACGG CTTTCCTTGGCTTTCTggaggtcctgctctggggtctaCATGTGACCG CGGTTCACAGGTGTCTTGAAGGAGAGTTCCAGTGTGCTTCCCAAGAATGTGTCTCCCAGGAGAACGTCTGCGACTACCATAGTGACTGCACCGATGGATCGGATGAAGAGTTCTGCG GGTCCTGTAACTTTGACCTGCACTCATGTGGGTGGAAAGACGTGAGCAGCAGCTTCTACAGATGGAGGCTAGAAATGGCCAACGTCAGCTCCGAGCCCGGGGTGGACCACACCACCGGCTCACCGTTCGGTAG CATCATGCACGTGGAGGGATCTAATCCATCTCCCTTGTCCAAAGCCCAGCTGGAAACCGTCCTTCACAAACCCACGGCAATAGGCTGTCACATCAC CTTTTGGTACCACCTGTTTGACAGCATAGGGCTTTCCTCAGAAGTCTCCTTACACGTCACCACAAACTCATCCCTCCAGAAGCTGTGGGAGATAAAGAAGGCCCAGACCAGGGGCTGGGAAAATGTTACTGTCCACATCGGGAACAGAGCCGCAGGTTCCAAG CTGCAGTTCATGGTGTCACCCACGTTCATCGGTGACCAGGACGTGGCGCTGGACGACGTGCAGCTGCTGGACTGCTCCGAGCGGGACATTCCTGCCGGGTCTTCGCGGCTCTCCTGCTCATTCGAGGCGGACGCCTGTGCCTGGTACAATGACCAAGGTTCTCCAGCCTCCTGGGAGAGGGTCATCGGGAAAGACCCATGGGGCCAGCAGCTACGCCCAGACCATGACCACACCAGCGGCACCG GTTACTACATGTTTGTGGGTTCAAAGTCCAGAACAGCAACCCCTGTTCAAGCCCGACTGCTGAGCTACCCCCAGGATGCCAGAAAAGCACAGTGTCTCAGCTTCTGGTACCATATGTTTGGAGGCACCGTTG GATCCCTGAAGTTCATTTCCAGACACTCCGGAGGGGGTGACAGACTGCAGTGGGTGCGAACCGGGACACAGGGGAACAAGTGGCACTTTGTGGACCTCCAAATCGAAGAGAGTGACACACCAGTACAG TTTGTGTTCGAGGCCACGGTGGGCGGGGCCTACGGGAGCATCGCCATCGACGACGTGGTTGTTTCCGCCGCCCCGGATGGGTCGTGCCGCGCCGAGAGAGAGTGCACCttccagggctccctctgcggCCTGCTGCAAGACCACACGGGGAACTTTAACTGGAGCAGAACCACAGGGGAGCAGTCTGTAAACACCTCCAGTCCCGGCCACGACCACACCCTGGGGACGGCTCAAG GTTACTATCTGAGCGCCCAGATCTGGCGCTGGTCCGTCGGTGACGCGGGCCGAGTGCTGACCCGCCTGCACGACCCAACTCCGAAAAGTGGGGAATGTCTGAAGTTCTGGTACCACATGGACGGCGAGGGTGTCGGGACCCTCAGCATCTACCTGCAGAAGCTGGACCGGTCCAGGGTGCTTCTGTGGAGCGAGCATGGAAAGCAGGGGGACCTCTGGAGGCAGGGCAGAGCTACGGTCCTTAGCCATGATGCCCCGTACCAG GTTGTGTTTGAGGCTGTTGCTGGAGATGGTGTTGGGATGGACATAGCTATTGATGACCTCCTAATCCTGAATGGACCATGCCCCCCTCTAG GGTTCTGCGACTTTGAGTCAGATCCTTGCAGTTGGCTGAGTGTCCGTCCATTAGTCAGTGGTATGGACTGGGACTGGACTTCGGCATCTAGCACTGCAGGCGGCCGCGGCCCGCCCGTGGACCACACCACAAATTCAGGTCAAG GTCACTACATGTACTACAGCAAATCCATGCTGACGTCCTCCACAACGGCTAACCTGCAGAGTGAATACATGGATCCCACAACTATGGGATGCCTTGTCTTCTGGTACCATCTCAGCGTGCTCTATCATG GTGATGTGAGGTTTACGGTGCACTTGAATGAGTCTGGGAGTCTCCGTTCAATCTGGAACCAGACGGGATACCAAGGGAACGTCTGGCTGAAGTCCATGGTGGATTATTCCACGTCAAGCCGCCACCAG ATCCTGTTTGAAGCGAAAGCGCTATCCAGCAGTTCAGTGGATGTCGCCCTGGATGACATCTACGTCGTGAGAGACCAGACCTGCCCAGGTTTCGTGGCCACCACAGTGGCCCCCACCACAATACCAACAGCTGCCCCCACAAGCCCGATGGACTGCAGCTTTGAGGAGG GATTATGCCGCTGGTCCCAGGAGACTGGCGATTCCTTCAActggagcaggcaagcaggacgGGAGGTGGAGGCTCCTGAGGATGGGCCTCGCTATGATCACAGTGTCGGCAATGAAGAAG GGTTCTACctcatcatccctgcattgggCTCCAAGGAAGGAGAGACAGCAGTGATATCAATACCCATGATGCTCCAGTCCACAGATGTGTGCATCAGCTTCTGGTACCACATGCTGGGGTCGTCTGTCTCCAGCCTGGAGCTCTTGGTGCAGACC AGTGAATCTGAAAAGGCGATGTGGAGAAGGCACGGTACGCAGGATGCCGAGTGGCTGAATTCGCAGGTCACCCTAAGCATGGCCGACGTGCAGAAA ATAAAGTTGTCTGGTAGACGGAACTCCTTGGGTATCGGATACATCGCCATTGACGACATTACTGTCAGAGAGGGGCACTGCGTGGATCAAG ACCCGTGTGGGTTTGAGAGCGCCTTTATGTGTGAATATGAACAGGACGTGACAGATGGCGCTGACTGGGTCCACACCACTGGCCCAGATGGCCGAGTTGATCGTACTTACAGGACGCAACAAG GTCATTCCATGGCAGTGTTTGGAAAGGACTTACATCAGCGAGAGGTCATCATGCTAAGGACCCCAGAGTTCCCGGCCACAACAGAGTCCTGTCTACAGTTCTG GTATTGGCTGTCGGCGCGTGGTAATGACACACTCTCAGTGCATGTCACGCAGGGTGAGGAGCTGGGCCCTGCACTGTGGGTACTCTCTGGCGCCCCCTGTCACAACTGGGAGGTGGCACAGATTACAGTCTCTGCTGCTTCCAAATTCAGG GTGGTGTTTAGAGCAGAGATGGACGCGGCCCCTGGCTCCTCAGTGCAGCTGGATGAGGTGTCACTGAGGGGCGGAGCCTGTGTCCCCACAGGAAGCTGCGACTTCGAGGAGGGTCAGTGCACCTGGAGGAACTTAGAAGGCGATGGCCATGACTGGATCCAGGCAGATGGGCATTTTCACGGGCCAAGTGTCGACCATACCACCCAGACCCCTGAGG GGAGGTACCTATTGAGCTCAGTTCGGAGCCAGGTCCAGAACCAAAGCAGCAAGGCGATCCTGGTCTCTGAGCGCTTCCAGAACAGTGGAACCACTTGCTTCTCTTTCTGGTACCAAATGAATGTCAG TGAGCCTGGGGTCCTGAGGCTCCATCTGCAGTCTGGGGCCACCAAGAAGGACCAGTTTTACGAGACCACAGAAGGCTGGAGCAATTGGACCCAGGTTTCCCACACAGTGCTCGGGCCCAAAGGATTCCAG GTGCTGATCGAGGCTGAGACCACCACGGGGTTCCTTGCCATCGATGACCTCCTAGTGACTCCAGGACCCTGTCACG ACAATGAAACTTCAGCAAATTTTACGGGTTGTGATTTTGAGACCGACATCTGTGGCTGGGAAGACGTGAGTTCGGGTCAGTTTGTGTGGCAAAGGGGACGTAATGGCTCAGTCACAGACAACACGGGTCCGTCCACGGACCATACCACGGGCACTGAGCTGG GCTGGTACATGGAGGTGGATGCGGACCAGGGGGACGTTAACAGCTTTGCGGCACTGTGGAGCCCGGCGATGAAAGAGGCGAGCTCACAGTGCGAACTGGAGTTCTACTATCACATGTACGGGAAAG GCATCGGCCAGCTGGGAGTGCGGCTTCATGAGATCTCCGGGTTCACGTGGCTGTGGAGCCTCTCGGGGGACCAGGACCAGGAGTGGAGGCGAGCCTCCGTACAAGTGGGTCGCATCCCAGGGATGTTCCGGCTGGTCTTTGAGGCGACTCGCACCTACAGCACGCTGGGAGACATCGCCATAGATGATATTTCCCTTCTGCATTGCTcactgccag AGCCCCAGGCCCGATGCCCCTCGGATAATTTCCGATGCTCCAGTGGTGTTTGTGTCGAGCACCGAAGGGTGTGCGATTTCACCGATGACTGTGGGGACCGGAGCGACGAGACAGACTGCG AGCTGCAGGGTTACCTGGGGAGGTGCAGCTTTGAGCACGGCCTGTGTGCCTGGGAGCCCAGCAGCATGGGGGCCCCTGGGGCCGAGTGGGTGAGACAGAGAGCACCGTCCAGCTGGACCCCCCTCACGGCCGCCCCGCCCATGGACCACACCCGAAATTCGGCAGCAG GCCACTATGTGATTCCTGGATGGAGTGACGTGTCAGACATGGTTTCTTCCACCTTACTGCCCAGCGTAAACTGCACT GTGCGTTTTTACCACTACAGCCAGAACACTGGGCAGGGCTCCGGAGAGCTGACAGTGAGGTTGAGAAGCATCCTCAGTGCAAGCAGTGACCGGGTGCTGTGGGTCAGAGAGGGGTCACGGGCCTTCTTCTGGGAGAGAGCAGAGGTCACTTTCTCCACCGCTGTGCACAGCAAG GTCGTGCTGCGTTACGAGAGACCAGCACGCGCCGGAGGTGATGTAGCTGTGGACGAcgtctccttctccctccagtGTGCCCATGATCCCGAGAACAGTGCACTACCCCAACCAGCTACCCCCACGGCCCCGCCCTCTACATCCCCCTCCGCCACGCCCTGTAAG GCAGATGAGTTCTTCTGCTGGCTGTCAGAGGATGTGACCTGTATCCCTGCCAGTTCTCAGTGTGATTACACCAAAGACTGCCCTCTAGGGGAAGATGAGCAGAGCTGCG GACCTTGTACCTTTGAGAACAAtcagtgtggatggatggatgtgagtAAGAGGGACATCAGGTGGCAGAGACAGAGAGcgactgtgcccacagaccccGACCATACCACAGGCACAG GCTCCTACATGAATGTTGTCCACGGAAAATCCAACATTGCCCAGAGCAAATCCAGGGGAAATGCCCGTTTGCTGAGTCCCAGGCTTCCCCCGTCAGGCCCCTACTGCCAGATGAT GTTTCACTTCCGGGTGACCCCCGGTGGAGGGGCTGGCCTGTATGTCATCCGGTTGGAGGCTGGTGCCAAATCGGGGACGTTGCTCTGGTCCCGCCCTAAGCAGGACAGCGGCCAGTGGGTTCCAGAGATCCTCAATGTGGGCTCCACGCCTCAGCCATACAAA ATTGTCTTCAACAGCTCCCTCGAGTCGGCGTCCAACAACAACGGCTCTCTGGGCATTGCCCTGGATGACATCTCCTTCCACAACTGCGAGGCATCCTACCAGCCACCAG ACCCCTCCTCTCACAATTGCTCCTTTGAGGACCACTCCTGCGGCTGGGTCCAGGCAGCCAGTGATGACCTGGACTGGCAGAGCTGGACCGGACCGTCTGTCACCGCTAACACTGGACCCGCGGGGGACCACACCACTGGCTTGG GGAATTACCTATATGTCGAGAGCTCCTCTCCAAGCAGAGTAGGGGATGTGGCCCAGCTGAAGTCccctctgctgccacctgctggcccccAAGGCTACTGCATCACTTTCTGGTACCACATGTTTGGTGCCACAGTTGGAAGCCTAAGGTTATACCTGCAAGAATCTCAGCCCCTACAAAGGACACTG aTGTGGAAGAGGCAGGGCATGCAAAGCGACATGTGGCAGATGACCcagagtcatgtgaccctgcaGGAGGTCCATCAGGTGGTGCTGGAGGCGTCTGTAGGTGGTTGGGCGGGAGACGTTGCTTTGGATGACATCACTCTTACCCCTGGAGCTTGCCGTCACTCCG GACCCCCAGACCTGTGTGACTTTGAGGACAGTGACTGTGACTGGACCTCGGAGAGCTGGGTGCGGCGTTCTGGTGGTGGTCCCAGTAGGGAGCCAGGATCCGATCACACCACCGACACGCCCCATGGACATTACTTTTACCTGGGCTCCTCAAGCTCCCAGCCCCCCGGTCACATGGCCTCACTGATCTCCCCAGAATTCGCTGCGG GAACAGGTGACTGTCTACAGGTCTGGTACCACATGGATGGGGACAGCATAAGTACCCTAAACGTGTATCAGCAGAGCGAGGATGGCGGacgcaaacttgttttttcaaAGACTGGCAGCCAGGGGGAGCTGTGGAGGCTTGGCAATGTCAGGCTGGATCCTATGGAGGGGTCTGCATTCCGG ATTGTGGTAGAGGGTGTCCGGGGGACAGGAGTATCTGGGGGCGTCGCCATTGACGACGTGCTGCTGTCTAATGGAGCCTGCCCACCCCCTGGAGTCTGCGACTTCCAGGGCAGTCTGTGCGGGTGGACCAACGTTGAGGCAGGCGACCAAGCCGATTGGCTACGCGGGCGAGGGAGCTCCCCTCTTCCCAGCACGGGGCCCTGCGTGGACCACACCATGGGCTCCAGCCAAG GCTACTACGTGTATGTGGACAGCGCAGTGGGACAGAAGGGTGACAAGGCCATGTTGTACAGCGAGGTCTTCCAACCAACCCAGGGAGACGGCTGCTTGAGCTTCTGGTACCACAGGCATGGTCAGAACATCGGCAACCTCAGCCTCTACAGCGGCACCAG CACTCTCGACAAACCCAGGAACCCCTTTGGCGATGACGAGAAGGACCTGCTGCTGTGGACAGAGGCCACCAGCCAAGGGGACACCTGGATAGAGGCCACTATGGCGGTCAACAACATGGAGCCATTTTGG tttGTTTTTGTATACGAGAGAGGGGAGGGCGGGCCGGGACACCTGGCTCTGGATGACATCCAGCTCATCAAAGGAAGATGCTCCAGCATCAATTCATCCCTGTCTTCTCCAG CTGCAGTTTACGTCGGCGTGGGTTTGGGTCTCGTGCTTTCTGTTGCACTTGGGGTCATCGCTAGCGTGGTCTTACTGCAGAGGAGTTTGTCCACCAT